Proteins encoded in a region of the Triticum dicoccoides isolate Atlit2015 ecotype Zavitan chromosome 3A, WEW_v2.0, whole genome shotgun sequence genome:
- the LOC119270087 gene encoding probable histone acetyltransferase HAC-like 1, protein MDARQTAQVNQVVGAVGMPPPQSQTQDAWVDPQFVMMRSSIRDKIFEYIGRKQTSADWRRRLPELARRLEEILFRKYPSKAEYYNMMKQQIEPHLQFAIKQLSAQNQQRQQNQQLSRQIASSPGYGTMILTPGITQGASETSRMSYVTGNIGPSSSGAGMVPLNANMGEAPDQHVNTLLSLGMNPTHQDHPRASSNNLMVDTVDTPATNRFLKSRAPLKEIRKEPKFSCPVCMNELVDASSTICGHIFCQKCIQASIQAQSKCPTCRRTLTMNSFHRVYLPTMD, encoded by the exons ATGGACGCGCGTCAGACTGCGCAGGTGAATCAGGTCGTCGGCGCCGTCGGGATGCCGCCGCCGCAAAGCCAGACGCAGGATGCGTGGGTCGATCCCCAGTTCGTTATGATGCGCAGCAGCATCCGAGACAAGAT ATTCGAGTATATAGGAAGGAAGCAAACCTCGGCTGATTGGCGGAGGAGGTTACCCGAGCTCGCGAGGAGGCTTGAGGAAATCTTGTTTAGAAAATACCCAAGCAAG GCGGAGTACTACAATATGATGAAGCAGCAAATTGAGCCGCACTTGCAGTTTGCTATCAAGCAGTTGAGTGCTCAGAACCAACAACGACAACAGAACCAACAATTGTCAAGACAGATAGCATCTTCCCCTGGCTATGGGACGATGATTCTGACACCTGGTATCACACAAGGCGCAAGTGAAACTTCTAGAATGTCTTATGTGACAGGCAATATTGGCCCTTCGTCATCTGGTGCAGGCATGGTTCCTCTGAACGCCAACATGG GGGAAGCTCCTGATCAGCATGTGAACACACTGCTTTCTCTGGGGATGAACCCTACACATCAAGATCACCCCAGAGCCAGCAGCAACAACCTCATGGTAGACACAGTGGACACACCTGCAACCAACAGATTCTTG AAATCCCGTGCACCTCTGAAGGAGATCCGAAAGGAACCAAAGTTTAGCTGCCCAGTCTGCATGAATGAGCTGGTTGATGCGTCATCCACCATCTGTGGCCACATCTTCTGCCAGAAGTGCATCCAGGCCTCCATCCAGGCTCAGAGCAAGTGTCCGACCTGCCGTAGGACGCTAACTATGAACAGTTTCCACCGCGTCTACCTCCCGACGATGGACTGA